The Zestosphaera sp. genome contains a region encoding:
- a CDS encoding nucleotidyltransferase family protein, with the protein MKAAIIAGGLAKRLRPLTEEIPKSLVEVAGKPIIEWQLEWLKANNITTVIILAGYRYEKLIEFLGSGKRFGVSVTYVIEDSPLGTGGAIKNAEPYLRNEVFVALNGDVLTDIPISKLAKVLEDRDDAVASIALVPLKSPYGVVKISEVGRVESFVEKPSIEDYLINAGVYVMRNNIFEYLPDVGDIEKTAFPQLAREGRLYGVKFLNNYWRSIDTVKDVEEVTNDIKSGRLRW; encoded by the coding sequence GTGAAGGCCGCAATCATAGCAGGGGGCTTAGCCAAAAGGTTAAGACCCTTAACAGAAGAGATTCCTAAGTCTCTCGTTGAGGTGGCTGGAAAGCCCATCATTGAGTGGCAGCTTGAGTGGCTTAAAGCGAATAACATTACTACAGTGATTATTTTGGCTGGCTACAGGTACGAGAAACTCATCGAGTTTCTCGGGTCTGGCAAGAGATTCGGTGTTAGCGTAACTTATGTCATAGAAGACTCACCATTAGGTACTGGCGGCGCCATCAAGAACGCCGAACCCTACCTAAGAAACGAGGTTTTCGTAGCTCTTAACGGAGACGTACTGACAGATATTCCCATAAGCAAGCTAGCTAAGGTTTTAGAAGACCGTGATGACGCGGTAGCATCAATAGCGTTAGTACCTCTCAAGTCGCCCTACGGTGTAGTGAAGATATCTGAGGTAGGAAGGGTTGAGAGCTTCGTAGAAAAACCCAGCATAGAAGACTACTTAATAAACGCTGGAGTCTACGTGATGAGGAACAACATCTTTGAGTACTTGCCTGACGTAGGCGATATAGAGAAAACAGCGTTTCCTCAATTAGCTAGAGAAGGCAGACTCTACGGAGTTAAGTTCTTAAACAATTACTGGAGATCTATAGATACCGTGAAAGACGTTGAGGAAGTAACTAACGACATAAAATCTGGAAGACTGAGGTGGTAA
- a CDS encoding stage II sporulation protein M, producing the protein MIKLVIGLIITSLFLISVVAGLNASQQLSLVVREALKEQFSPLTRYFNTSDPTSLLLLSLTIFFNNMRVAFLNIVLGVSLIGPAGIMVVNGFVVGLVLSAQEDIARGVLVIIPHGVLEIPALIYSAVLGTHLGLTILLNIRKNPAKIKEVFRDVIRKIPIIALMLILAALIEVFISLLIVAPLVSSF; encoded by the coding sequence GTGATTAAGTTAGTCATAGGACTGATAATAACTTCACTCTTCCTGATCTCAGTTGTGGCAGGGCTTAATGCTTCACAACAACTAAGTCTCGTCGTGAGAGAAGCACTCAAAGAGCAGTTTAGCCCTTTAACAAGATACTTTAATACATCAGACCCTACGTCACTACTCCTGCTAAGCCTAACTATATTCTTTAACAATATGAGGGTAGCGTTCCTAAACATAGTTTTAGGAGTATCTCTAATAGGTCCTGCAGGAATCATGGTAGTCAACGGATTCGTAGTAGGGCTAGTCCTTTCAGCACAGGAAGACATAGCTAGGGGAGTATTGGTCATAATCCCTCACGGAGTCTTAGAGATTCCCGCACTAATTTACTCAGCTGTCTTAGGAACACACCTAGGACTAACGATATTACTGAACATACGTAAGAACCCAGCGAAAATCAAGGAAGTATTTAGAGACGTAATACGTAAGATACCGATAATAGCCTTAATGCTTATCCTGGCAGCACTAATAGAAGTCTTCATCAGCTTGCTAATAGTGGCTCCTCTAGTCAGCAGTTTCTGA